In Vicinamibacteria bacterium, a single window of DNA contains:
- a CDS encoding Trm112 family protein yields the protein MVMIDPELLEILCCPETKQPVSLVEPGTIDRINEKIEAGVVKNRGGAAVSEKIQGGLLREDRQFLYPIRDSIPIMLEDEAIPFEGFG from the coding sequence ATGGTCATGATCGACCCGGAGCTCCTGGAGATTTTGTGCTGCCCGGAGACGAAACAGCCGGTGTCACTCGTAGAGCCCGGCACCATCGATCGCATCAACGAGAAGATCGAGGCGGGGGTCGTGAAGAACCGCGGAGGCGCGGCGGTATCGGAGAAGATTCAGGGGGGCCTCCTTCGAGAAGACCGGCAGTTCCTGTACCCCATACGAGACTCGATTCCGATCATGCTCGAAGACGAGGCGATTCCGTTCGAGGGCTTCGGCTAG